From the candidate division WOR-3 bacterium genome, one window contains:
- a CDS encoding peptidoglycan DD-metalloendopeptidase family protein, producing the protein MNLINIILFYKKRAKFFNLSIPVYVFYLIAGFLVLLVPLTIYFVIATSHYAYTHRKVQTLNRENQLLKTEIATVRTQLETLSLKLQALAELDAQIRIAANLELLPKDVRKMGYGGSNEGDIIAEVDNLIERARQQEKSFQQLKSYLQQQSALLRHTPSIWPVAGWLSSGFGYRKSPWSGKSEFHEGIDIVAPAGTPILATADGRVQSAGYKPGWGRYVEIDHGFGYVTFYGHCQSIRVRTGQKVNRGDTIATVGRSGSATGNHLHYGIKVAGSWVNPLNYILTESASR; encoded by the coding sequence ATGAACTTAATTAATATTATCCTTTTCTATAAGAAACGGGCAAAGTTTTTTAATCTTTCGATTCCGGTATATGTGTTTTATCTCATTGCCGGATTTTTAGTATTGCTTGTGCCTCTGACAATCTATTTTGTAATTGCGACATCTCATTATGCCTATACTCATCGAAAGGTTCAAACTTTGAATCGAGAGAATCAATTGCTAAAAACGGAAATTGCCACAGTCCGAACACAATTAGAAACCCTTAGCCTTAAATTACAAGCATTAGCCGAACTTGATGCCCAAATTCGGATTGCGGCGAATTTAGAATTGTTGCCGAAAGATGTGCGGAAAATGGGTTATGGTGGTAGTAATGAAGGTGATATTATTGCAGAAGTTGATAACTTAATTGAACGGGCAAGACAACAAGAGAAAAGTTTCCAACAATTGAAATCTTATCTCCAACAGCAAAGTGCCTTATTGCGACACACGCCGTCAATTTGGCCTGTAGCCGGTTGGCTATCAAGTGGTTTTGGTTATCGCAAGTCTCCCTGGTCAGGTAAATCAGAATTTCATGAAGGTATTGATATTGTTGCACCTGCAGGCACACCGATTTTAGCCACTGCTGATGGACGAGTCCAAAGTGCGGGATATAAGCCAGGCTGGGGAAGGTATGTTGAAATTGACCACGGATTCGGCTATGTGACATTCTACGGACATTGTCAGTCAATAAGAGTTAGAACCGGCCAAAAAGTTAATCGGGGAGATACGATTGCTACTGTCGGAAGAAGTGGCTCAGCAACCGGCAATCATCTTCATTACGGTATAAAAGTTGCCGGGAGTTGGGTTAATCCCTTAAATTATATATTGACTGAATCCGCCAGTCGTTAA
- a CDS encoding polymer-forming cytoskeletal protein, whose product MFGKKNLLGESGSKHLDRLDSFIGKGTNFKGDLAVSGSAKIDGQIEGDIRVSEMVLTGPESFIKGTINCKDAVIGGRVEGNINAQGSVELQAGATVLGDIICTNLIIAKDCFFEGKCQMSGKETRKD is encoded by the coding sequence ATGTTTGGGAAAAAGAATCTTTTAGGTGAATCTGGCAGTAAACATTTGGACCGTTTAGATTCATTTATTGGAAAGGGCACCAATTTTAAGGGTGACTTGGCAGTTTCAGGCTCAGCCAAAATTGACGGACAAATCGAGGGTGATATTAGGGTTTCAGAAATGGTTCTCACTGGACCAGAATCCTTTATTAAGGGCACAATCAATTGTAAGGATGCGGTTATTGGTGGAAGAGTTGAAGGTAATATTAATGCCCAAGGTAGTGTCGAATTACAGGCTGGAGCAACCGTATTAGGTGATATCATCTGTACCAATTTGATTATTGCTAAAGATTGCTTTTTTGAAGGTAAATGCCAAATGAGTGGCAAAGAGACGCGAAAGGATTAA
- a CDS encoding aminotransferase class I/II-fold pyridoxal phosphate-dependent enzyme, with protein sequence MKPSKIFPHASRLNRIPPYLFAALDRLKAEYILKGEYKIIDLGEGNPLFFPEKRIIAELVKALDKLENHRYPTYAGSIETRKAVADWYQRRFNVKLDPETEVVIVLGTKEGIAHLFWALIDKGDIAYIPSPSYPVYLNQTLLAGGEPIVLPLREENDFLPDLSKIKANKKAKLLVLNYPNNPTTAVAPISFYQDVVNKALQYGFYCFNDNVYSELYYETPPHSILEVPGAKECCIEFHSLSKTFSICGWRIGFAVGNKEILKALLKVKQNVDSGPFGAIQEAAIFALNNTEKFAAYTRKAYQKRLSLFAQGLQTLGWNTKMPKATFYLWTKIPYSKYKNDSQGFAGYLLQKTGILVAPGIGFGDYGEGYIRFALIQPLGKIKTALNRLQQLKR encoded by the coding sequence GTGAAACCTTCTAAAATATTCCCGCACGCATCACGCTTAAATAGAATTCCACCTTACCTTTTCGCGGCTTTAGACCGATTAAAAGCAGAATACATCTTAAAGGGTGAATATAAAATTATTGATTTGGGCGAAGGAAATCCATTGTTCTTTCCTGAAAAGAGAATTATTGCTGAATTGGTAAAGGCATTAGATAAGTTAGAGAATCACCGTTATCCTACTTATGCTGGCTCAATTGAAACTCGGAAAGCAGTTGCTGATTGGTATCAACGTCGATTTAATGTGAAACTTGACCCGGAAACTGAAGTAGTCATCGTCTTAGGAACTAAGGAAGGCATTGCCCATCTTTTTTGGGCATTAATCGATAAGGGAGATATTGCTTATATTCCTTCTCCGTCTTATCCGGTTTACCTTAATCAAACTTTACTTGCCGGTGGCGAGCCGATAGTATTGCCACTTAGAGAAGAGAATGATTTTTTACCGGACCTGAGTAAAATCAAAGCAAACAAAAAAGCAAAACTCTTAGTGTTAAATTATCCCAATAATCCAACAACCGCAGTTGCGCCGATTTCATTTTATCAGGATGTAGTAAATAAAGCGTTACAATATGGTTTTTATTGCTTTAACGATAATGTCTATTCTGAGCTGTATTACGAGACACCACCGCATAGTATTTTAGAAGTTCCAGGCGCAAAGGAATGTTGTATTGAGTTTCATTCGTTATCAAAAACTTTTAGTATATGTGGTTGGCGGATCGGTTTCGCTGTGGGTAATAAAGAGATCTTAAAAGCGCTTTTGAAGGTTAAACAGAATGTTGATTCTGGACCGTTTGGTGCGATTCAAGAAGCCGCAATCTTTGCTTTAAATAATACCGAAAAATTTGCCGCATACACTCGAAAAGCATATCAGAAACGATTGTCACTTTTTGCCCAAGGACTTCAAACCTTGGGTTGGAATACGAAAATGCCTAAAGCGACATTTTACCTGTGGACAAAAATTCCCTATTCAAAATATAAAAACGACTCTCAAGGATTCGCTGGGTATCTTTTACAAAAGACTGGGATTCTGGTTGCTCCGGGCATAGGCTTTGGCGACTATGGTGAAGGATATATCCGATTTGCACTAATCCAACCATTGGGAAAAATAAAGACCGCGCTGAACCGACTCCAACAATTAAAAAGATAA
- a CDS encoding PQQ-binding-like beta-propeller repeat protein: MRKSITLVILTIGFLFAENLAPITPDSILTQLFGDTVAPIDFTVQTTDPDKDKIAYQFDWGDGNFSAWSEFTHSGYVYSEKYQYKSIGTFYVRVRVKDEKGNISDWSSSQVLTIVPNLLKWQFSQKSGSYSAIAIGPTKEIYFTCEDGSLYAINPDGSPKWKFSAVFAIYSSPAVDKNGIYITSTDGRLYAIDFEGKERWQFKAGNSIYSSPAIGKGGTVYFGCDDGKVYAVSSTGKLLWTYQTGDEIAGSPVIDADGTIYVASDAIYALTPKGKIKWTFKPPEENEAYFFGSPSIGNDDAIYVGGTDGALYAVTKEGRLKWIAPTPDEDAIRGPVAIGNNGIIYFGAEDGLLYKKEVYGEVLPVFETDYYLFSGPAIDSLGNIYFVSDDGYFYVINQKGKLLFKWMIADDSKEMMYSPSPVIDNDGTVYVGSWQGKLYAFNGFAPPAKSAWPLIRYNQQNTGRKDK, from the coding sequence ATGCGAAAGAGTATAACATTAGTGATATTAACGATTGGTTTTCTCTTTGCGGAAAATCTGGCACCAATAACGCCGGATTCAATTTTAACTCAACTTTTTGGTGACACCGTGGCACCTATTGATTTTACAGTTCAAACTACTGACCCGGATAAGGATAAAATCGCATATCAATTCGATTGGGGTGACGGCAATTTTTCGGCTTGGAGTGAATTTACTCATTCTGGTTATGTTTATTCTGAAAAGTATCAATATAAAAGCATCGGTACATTTTATGTTCGGGTTCGGGTTAAAGACGAAAAAGGTAATATCAGCGACTGGTCCAGTTCCCAGGTTCTGACAATAGTTCCTAATTTACTAAAATGGCAATTTTCGCAAAAATCTGGCTCCTATTCTGCAATTGCGATTGGACCAACAAAAGAAATATATTTTACTTGTGAAGATGGTTCACTTTATGCAATAAATCCAGATGGCAGTCCCAAATGGAAATTTTCCGCAGTTTTCGCAATCTATTCATCACCGGCAGTTGATAAAAATGGCATCTACATCACCTCAACAGACGGCAGATTATACGCAATTGATTTTGAGGGCAAAGAACGCTGGCAATTTAAGGCGGGAAATTCTATTTATTCATCACCCGCAATTGGTAAAGGTGGCACGGTCTATTTTGGCTGTGATGATGGTAAGGTTTATGCAGTATCTTCTACCGGAAAGTTGTTGTGGACTTATCAGACCGGTGACGAAATTGCTGGTTCTCCGGTTATCGATGCGGATGGCACAATCTATGTCGCCTCGGATGCCATTTATGCCTTGACGCCAAAAGGTAAAATTAAATGGACCTTTAAGCCACCTGAAGAAAATGAAGCCTACTTCTTTGGTTCACCCAGCATTGGTAATGACGATGCAATTTATGTGGGAGGAACGGACGGGGCATTATATGCGGTTACCAAAGAAGGCAGATTAAAGTGGATTGCACCAACACCCGATGAGGATGCCATCCGTGGACCAGTGGCAATTGGAAATAACGGCATTATCTATTTTGGAGCAGAAGATGGGCTTTTATATAAAAAAGAAGTTTATGGCGAAGTGTTGCCGGTATTTGAGACAGACTACTATCTTTTCTCAGGACCAGCCATTGATTCTTTGGGGAATATTTATTTTGTCTCCGATGACGGCTATTTCTACGTCATAAATCAAAAAGGCAAACTACTTTTTAAATGGATGATTGCTGATGATAGTAAAGAAATGATGTATAGTCCGTCACCGGTTATTGATAATGATGGAACCGTTTATGTTGGTTCGTGGCAAGGAAAACTCTACGCATTTAATGGTTTTGCACCGCCAGCCAAGAGTGCTTGGCCGCTTATCCGATATAATCAACAAAACACCGGCCGCAAGGACAAGTGA
- the fabG gene encoding 3-oxoacyl-[acyl-carrier-protein] reductase, translating to MPNEWQRDAKGLIMSTGLKGKRVIITGAGSGIGKAIARKFAEAGSFIAVCDINGEAAQLTAKEIEIIGAKAVAYQVDVGSFEEVEQTVDKIAQALGAIEILINNAGITKDCLLLRMKEIDFDSVIRVNLKGTFNFTRACVKYLLKAKWGRIINISSVIGEMGNIGQSNYAAAKAGIIGFTKSIAKELASRNITVNAIAPGFIKTPMTEKLPENVIQEYLKLIPVGREGTPDDVANVCLFLASEDTSYITGQVIRVDGGMLMG from the coding sequence ATGCCAAATGAGTGGCAAAGAGACGCGAAAGGATTAATTATGAGCACTGGACTTAAAGGCAAAAGAGTAATAATTACTGGAGCCGGCTCAGGCATTGGTAAAGCAATTGCCCGAAAATTTGCTGAAGCCGGTTCGTTTATCGCAGTCTGTGATATTAATGGCGAAGCAGCACAACTAACCGCTAAAGAAATAGAAATTATTGGTGCTAAAGCAGTTGCCTATCAGGTGGATGTGGGAAGTTTTGAAGAGGTCGAACAGACCGTAGATAAAATCGCCCAAGCGCTGGGTGCAATTGAGATTCTGATTAATAATGCCGGAATTACTAAGGATTGTCTGTTATTAAGAATGAAAGAGATTGATTTTGATAGTGTGATTCGGGTAAATCTTAAGGGCACTTTTAATTTCACCCGAGCCTGCGTCAAATATCTCTTAAAGGCAAAATGGGGAAGAATCATAAACATTTCGTCAGTAATTGGTGAAATGGGTAATATTGGACAATCAAATTATGCTGCAGCCAAAGCCGGTATCATCGGATTTACTAAATCGATTGCCAAGGAGTTAGCCAGTCGGAATATTACGGTTAATGCGATTGCCCCAGGTTTTATTAAGACGCCGATGACCGAAAAGTTACCGGAAAATGTGATTCAGGAATACTTAAAACTGATACCGGTAGGTAGAGAAGGGACACCAGATGATGTTGCCAATGTCTGTCTGTTTTTGGCTTCAGAAGACACTTCTTATATTACGGGACAAGTGATTCGAGTTGACGGCGGAATGCTAATGGGATAA
- a CDS encoding aspartate kinase yields MEIIVQKFGGSVIKDLAAIEKVAEIVVEHKTRNQTVVVVVSAMGDTTDKLLNLARKINPYPEGREIDMLLTSGERITMALLSLALWRRGVEAISFTGSQVGIITDAQHTDARIIEIKGNRLYEALKQNKIPIIAGFQGVSFNKEITTLGRGGSDVTAVAIAAFLKAKRCELYKDVLGVFTENPKLFPSVKHISQLSYQEMSELTTAGAEILHPRACALALKYKVPLVIKSLRRDYATMINSNNLIQKNTEKAFVRAISHNTNLCRLSLVAVPQLPKCLHQVIVRLAEAKIPLLFFAHGVPYHKKFDLSFIVTRENYQRAKAVLETAKNLVQAEKLVEAQNLASISLIGPGIGSDVEIFSELFETLHKLKIHTDAFTSSEMKITCFLHNTQVKKAVRALLKRFDLVTKNK; encoded by the coding sequence ATGGAAATCATTGTTCAGAAATTTGGCGGTAGTGTGATTAAAGACTTAGCCGCAATTGAAAAGGTGGCGGAAATTGTCGTTGAGCATAAGACCCGTAATCAGACAGTAGTTGTCGTCGTTTCGGCAATGGGCGATACCACAGATAAATTATTAAATTTAGCCCGAAAGATAAACCCCTATCCGGAGGGCAGAGAAATCGATATGTTATTAACCAGCGGTGAACGAATAACAATGGCGCTACTTTCCTTAGCTCTCTGGCGTCGAGGTGTTGAGGCAATCTCTTTTACTGGTTCACAAGTGGGTATCATAACCGATGCCCAACATACTGATGCTCGAATAATTGAAATCAAAGGTAATCGTTTATATGAAGCCTTAAAACAAAACAAAATTCCAATCATTGCAGGCTTTCAAGGCGTAAGTTTTAATAAAGAAATTACGACTTTAGGACGAGGTGGTTCTGATGTCACGGCGGTCGCCATTGCGGCATTTCTTAAAGCCAAAAGATGTGAGTTGTATAAAGATGTGTTAGGAGTGTTCACGGAAAATCCCAAATTGTTTCCTTCAGTAAAACATATCTCCCAATTGTCTTATCAGGAAATGTCAGAATTGACAACAGCCGGTGCGGAGATTCTCCATCCGCGTGCGTGCGCTTTAGCCTTAAAATATAAAGTGCCTTTGGTAATTAAATCATTAAGAAGGGATTATGCAACAATGATAAATAGCAATAATTTAATTCAAAAAAATACAGAGAAAGCATTTGTGCGGGCAATTTCCCATAATACAAATTTGTGTCGATTGTCATTAGTAGCAGTTCCGCAACTTCCGAAATGTTTGCATCAAGTGATTGTGCGATTAGCCGAAGCCAAAATTCCGTTATTGTTTTTTGCGCACGGTGTGCCTTATCATAAAAAATTTGACCTTTCATTTATAGTTACTCGCGAGAATTATCAACGAGCAAAAGCAGTTTTAGAAACTGCTAAGAATTTAGTCCAAGCCGAAAAATTGGTCGAAGCCCAAAACCTCGCTTCAATTTCTCTAATTGGTCCAGGAATTGGAAGCGATGTCGAAATCTTTTCTGAGTTATTCGAGACATTGCATAAACTTAAAATTCATACGGATGCTTTCACAAGTTCAGAAATGAAAATAACTTGTTTTTTACATAACACACAAGTTAAAAAAGCAGTTCGAGCATTACTTAAGCGCTTTGATTTAGTAACTAAAAACAAATGA
- a CDS encoding aminopeptidase, translating to MKDIRLERWADVLVNYSLKIKKGDLFQIISTHLANPLIYEVYRTALKKGAHPYVKYIGEGLNEIFLKEASEEQLAYISEVEKFEIEQIQAYLYIITEFNRKSLSNYDPKRLSLRRKATGYLLERRLERAHQGLMRWSLTAYPDNAQAQDAEMSLDEFSEFIFSAGFLNHKDPIKKWQELAQEQKRIIKILSKVKKLRIKSEDTDLSFSVQGRKWISCEGKENFPDGEIFTTPIEDSVEGVIKFSFPCVYMGREVNDVYLRFKQGEVIEVKASKGEDYLLSMIKMDAGAKRVGEFSFGTNYGITRFIKNTLFDEKIGGTIHLALGSSYPETGGKNKSSLHWDMVCDLRKQGEVFADNSLIYKKGKFVI from the coding sequence ATGAAAGATATTAGATTAGAACGCTGGGCAGATGTATTGGTCAATTATTCGCTCAAAATCAAAAAGGGCGATTTGTTTCAAATCATCTCAACCCATTTGGCAAACCCCTTAATTTATGAGGTATATCGAACCGCCCTAAAAAAAGGCGCACACCCTTATGTAAAATATATTGGCGAGGGCTTAAATGAAATATTCTTAAAAGAAGCCAGTGAAGAGCAACTGGCGTATATTTCAGAAGTAGAGAAATTTGAAATTGAACAGATTCAAGCCTACTTATATATCATTACTGAGTTCAACCGCAAATCCCTTTCCAATTATGACCCTAAACGATTGAGTCTAAGGCGAAAAGCAACCGGCTATCTACTTGAAAGAAGACTGGAACGGGCTCACCAAGGACTGATGCGATGGTCTTTAACTGCTTATCCAGATAATGCTCAAGCCCAGGATGCAGAAATGTCTTTAGATGAGTTTAGCGAATTTATCTTTTCTGCCGGATTTCTCAATCATAAAGACCCGATTAAAAAATGGCAGGAGTTAGCACAAGAACAGAAAAGAATCATTAAGATTTTAAGTAAAGTAAAAAAACTCAGAATTAAAAGTGAAGATACTGATTTGTCATTTTCCGTCCAAGGCCGAAAATGGATTAGTTGTGAAGGCAAAGAGAATTTTCCAGATGGCGAAATCTTTACCACGCCCATCGAAGATTCAGTTGAAGGCGTAATTAAATTTTCATTTCCTTGTGTCTATATGGGCCGTGAGGTTAATGATGTTTACTTACGATTCAAACAAGGCGAGGTAATTGAAGTCAAAGCATCAAAAGGCGAAGATTATCTCTTGTCGATGATAAAAATGGATGCCGGAGCAAAAAGAGTTGGTGAGTTCTCTTTCGGAACCAATTACGGTATAACCCGATTTATTAAAAACACTTTGTTTGATGAAAAAATTGGAGGCACAATCCATCTTGCTTTAGGTTCATCCTATCCTGAAACCGGCGGCAAAAATAAATCCAGTCTGCATTGGGATATGGTCTGTGATTTAAGAAAACAAGGCGAAGTCTTTGCGGATAATAGTTTAATCTATAAAAAAGGTAAATTCGTTATCTGA
- the scpB gene encoding SMC-Scp complex subunit ScpB, with translation MEEEKKINSDHLLPLSNNDQPIAQDLDKPTDIFATQQSNIIRQQSGDGASSVNQPETTPTLKNIVEALLFAADSPLTLSKLIEITNRNAEDIMSVIEELNQEYEASKRTFRIEKVAQGFQLYTLPQYSIWVRALYKVSHQRLSRAALETLSIIVYNQPVTRPEIEKIRGVDCTGPIVTLLERKLIRICGRAKKPGAPFLYGTSKEFLRYFGLQSLDDLPRKEELEEFLQRRNEE, from the coding sequence ATGGAAGAAGAGAAAAAAATAAACTCAGACCACCTGCTGCCCTTGTCCAACAATGACCAACCAATCGCACAAGATTTGGATAAACCTACAGATATTTTTGCAACTCAACAGTCAAATATAATAAGACAACAATCTGGTGATGGTGCCAGCAGTGTGAATCAGCCAGAAACAACTCCGACATTAAAAAATATTGTTGAAGCCTTGCTTTTTGCTGCGGATAGTCCATTAACTCTAAGTAAACTTATCGAAATCACTAACCGAAATGCAGAAGATATTATGAGTGTAATTGAAGAATTAAATCAAGAATATGAAGCAAGCAAGCGAACCTTTCGTATTGAAAAAGTGGCACAAGGTTTTCAACTTTATACCCTTCCGCAGTATAGTATCTGGGTGCGAGCACTATACAAAGTTAGTCACCAACGGCTCTCGCGAGCAGCCTTAGAGACCTTATCGATTATTGTTTATAACCAACCAGTTACCCGACCCGAGATTGAGAAGATACGAGGCGTTGATTGTACCGGACCAATCGTAACGCTTTTAGAACGAAAATTAATTCGTATATGTGGTAGAGCCAAAAAACCAGGCGCACCTTTTCTCTATGGCACAAGTAAAGAGTTTTTGCGATACTTCGGATTGCAATCTTTAGACGACTTACCACGCAAAGAAGAATTAGAAGAGTTCTTGCAAAGACGCAACGAAGAATAA